The Herbiconiux sp. A18JL235 region GCGAACCACCTCAGTCGACCGTGGGGAGCACGACGACCTTGCCGCGGAGCGTTCCCGCCGTGGCCTCGGCGTGCACGGCCGCGAGGCCCGAGAGGGTGACGCGGCGCGCGACCTCGACGCGCACGGCGCCGGAGTCGACGAGCGAGGCGATCTCGGCGAGCTGGGCTGCGTCGCTGCGCACGTAGACGACCACAGAACGGACGTTGCGTGCCTCGTCGTCGGGGGCGGGCATCCAGGCCGTCGTGCTCACGACCACCCCGCCGTCGCGCACGCGGCCCACCAGGGCGGTGAACTCGTCGGCCTCGAAGGGCGCGAGGTTGAGCAGCACGTCGACCGGGGCGTCGAGCGCCTCGACCGACTCGAGCACCGAGGATGCGGTGTGGTCGATCACCTCGTCGGCCCCCGCCGCGCGCACCGAGGCCGCCGAGCGCGGGCTCGCCGTGGCGATGACGTGGGCGCCGGCGCGCTTCGCGAACTGCACGGCGAAGCCCCCGACGGTGCCGCCGGCGCCGGTGATGAGGATGCGCTGGCCAGCAGCGAGACCCGCCTCGTCGAACAGGGCCTGCCACGCGGTGAGTGCGACCGACGGGATCGCCGCCGCGTCTTCGAGTGCGATCGAGGTCGGCGCCGCCACCAGGGCCTCCGCCGGAGCGACGACGAACTCCGCGGCGGCACCGGGCGCCGTCATGGGCAGGAAGCCGATGACCGCGTCGCCGACGGTGAGCCCGTCGACGCCCTCGCCGAGAGCGTCGACGGTGCCGGAGACGTCGTAGCCCGGGGTGTGCGGCAGGGTAACGGGGATGGGCAGGAAGCCCGCCCGGATCCCGTTGTCGGCCGGGTTGAACGCCGACGCGGCGACGCGGAGGCGCACCTCGCCCGCACCCGGAGCGGGAGTCTCGACGTCGTCGATCTGCAGAACCTCGGGGGCTCCGTGCTGGTGGAAACGTGCTGCCTTCATGATGGTGTCCTTTCGTGGATTTGCTTCGATCTCGAAGCATCTGTCTCGACTGTAGCAGTGCTTCAATATCGAAGCAAGTAGAATGGGCACATGACCGACGAGTCGACCGATGCAGCGCTCGATCCCGCCGAACTCGGCGCTTACTTCGCTCTCATCGAGGTGAGCAGCCTGCTGCGGCATGCCGTCGAGCAGCAGCTCAAGGAGGCGGGCGACCTCAGCTACGTGCAGTTCCAGCTGCTCGCCACCCTCGGCGACTCCCCCGACGGCAGCAGACGGATGACCGACCTCGCCGACGGGGTCGTCTACAGCCGGAGCGGCCTCACCCACCAGGCGGGGCTGCTCGAGAAGGCCGGGCTGGTGACTCGCGCGCCGTCACTCGAGGACGAACGGAGCGTGACGGTGACGATCACGCAGACCGGTCGCGACCGGCTCGCGACGGTGTTTCCGGGGCACATCCAGGTGCTGAAGAAGCTGTTCCTCGCGCCGATCGACGCCGACGACGTGGCCGAGCTCGGGCGCGCACTCTCGGTCGTTCGCGACCACATGAGGTCGAACCCGCCGCGCTCCGCGGCGCCGCGCCGCCGGCGCTGATCCACCGCCTGCGAGGCGGTGACGTGCGCTCGCGCCTGAGTGACCGGTAACTCACAATCGCTCTCCCGCCGGGTGGAGCCCCGACAAGGCGACAGATGCGCTGGTCATGTTTTTGATAGTGCGCTAACATCACAGCATGATCCGTCAGCCTCCGACGGCGGAGGCGCATCGGTGACCACCGATCCCCGACGGATGAGATCACACGAAGGAGTGTCCTCATGATCACGTCATCCCGACGCCGGTTCACCGGCCGCCTCGTCACCGGCGCCGCAGTTCTCGCCGTGTCAGCCCTCGCCCTCACCGGGTGCCGCGCCGGCGGCGGCCCCGCCTCCGACGAAGACAAGGCGAGCGGCGACGGCCTCGTCATCGGCTGGAGCCAACGTGGCATCAGTGGCAGCGACTGGTGGAAGACCCTCGTCGAGGGCGGCCAGGCCGAGGCCGACAAGATCGGCGCCCGCATCGAGCTTCTCGACGCCAACGGCGACACGGTGCGCCAGAACGCCGACGTCCAGACCCTCATCACCAAAGGTGTCGACGTCGTCGTCATGAACGCCAACGACCCGATCGGTGTCGGCCCGTCGGTTCAGGCGCTGAAAGACGCGGGCATCCCGCTCGTGACCGTCAACTCGAACCTCGACGAGAGTCTCGTGCCCGACATGTTCTGCTACGTCGCCGAAGACCAGGAGTACACCGGCTCGCTCGCCGGCGAGGTGGCCGCGAACAAGGCCCTCGAGAAGTTCGGCGACACAGGCCAGATCAAGATCGTCGGCATCGGTGGCTTCCCCGGCGACGTGCTGAGCGATCTGCGCTTCAACGGCTTCATGGAGGGCTACCAGAAGGTGATGGATGCCCACCCGGGCATCCAGACCACGAAGCTCGACACGAAGTACGGCGAGTGGAAGCCCGACAAGGCCCTCGCCCCCATCCGCGACGTGGCCACCGCGAACCCCGACCTCAAGATCGTCTACAGCATGAGCGACGTCATGAACGGCGGCGTGGTGCAGGGCCTCCAGCAGGCGGGCATCTGGGGCGACGGCATCATCCTCGCCAGCTACGACGGCGGCATGGTCTCGGTGAAGGAGATGATGGACGACCCCACCGGCCCGCTCCAGGCCACCGCCTCCAACCAGCCCTGGGACCAGGGCGCCACCGCCGTGAAGATGGCCCTCGCCGCCTTCAACGACGACCAGTCGCAGTGCCCCGACAAGACCCTCTACATCGACACCACCGTCGTCACCCCCGAGAACGCGGCCGACTACTACGTGGCCGACGACACCTACGTGAAGGCGAACGAGGAATGAGGGGCGGCCCGATCGAGCTCGAGCTCGACGGCATCACTAAGGGCTATCTGGGCGTTCAGGCCCTGAAGGGCGTGACGTTCTCGGTGACGAAAGGCTCGATCCACGCCCTCGCCGGCCAGAACGGCGCGGGTAAGTCGACCCTGGTGAAGATGCTTTCGGGAGCCGAGACCCCAGACGGCGGCACCATCCGCCTCGGCGGGAAGGATATGCGCTTCCGTGAACCGACGGATGCACAGAACGCCGGCATCCACACCATCTACCAGGAGCTCTCGCTGGTGCCCTCGCTCTCCGTCGCCGAGAACATCTTCCTCGGCCGCCTCCCCCGCCAGGCGGGCAAGGTCGACTGGGCGCGAATGTACCGCGAGGCTCAGGATGCGCTGGCCAGGGTCGGTTTCGACCTCGACGTGCGCGCACCGGTCGGCAGTTTCTCCACCGCGGAGCAGCAGGCTGTCGAGCTGGCGAAGGCGCTGCACAAAGACGCCAGGGTGCTTCTGCTCGACGAGCCCACCTCCACCCTGCCGAGCCCCGACGTCGAGAAACTGTTCACGGTGCTGCGGTCCCTCGCCGCCGAGGGGGTGACGCTGCTTTTCATCTCCCATCGCATGGACGAGGTGTACTCGCTCTGCGACGCGGTGACCGTGCTGCGCGACGGGTCGACCGCCGCGGAGTTCGACACCGCGGACTCGGCCCCCTCCGACGTGGTCACAGCCATGGTCGGCAAGAGTCTCGAGGGGTCGATCGCCGAGACGGCACTGCGAGGCGAGCGTTCGCCGCGCCTGGGTGTCGGCCGCGGTGACGAGGTGATCCTCTCGGCCGACCACCTCTCCGACGAGGGTCACGTCGACGACGTGTCGTTCGAGCTGCGGCGCGGCGAGGTGCTCGGCATGTCGGGGCTCATCGGGAGCGGCCAGTCGGAGCTGGCCGGCCTTCTCGCCGGAGCCCGGCGGCGCGCATCCGGTTCCATCCGCATCGACGGCAGGCGGGTCGATCTCTCGGCACCCCGCGACGCCATTCGGCGGGGGATCGGGCTGCTCCCCCAAGACCGGAAGACGGCCGGCTTCGTGCCCGACCTCGGGGTGGCCGCAAACATCACACTCGCGAGCCTGCCCGCCTTCAGCCGTCTGAGCGTCATCGACTCCCGCCGCGAACGCCGGGTCGCCGCCGATATGGTGACGCGGCTCGGCATGAAGGTGTCGGGGGTCAACCAGCCCGTCAAGACCCTCAGCGGCGGCACACAGCAGAAGGCCATCCTGGCGCGCTGGCTGGTGCGCAAG contains the following coding sequences:
- a CDS encoding MarR family winged helix-turn-helix transcriptional regulator encodes the protein MTDESTDAALDPAELGAYFALIEVSSLLRHAVEQQLKEAGDLSYVQFQLLATLGDSPDGSRRMTDLADGVVYSRSGLTHQAGLLEKAGLVTRAPSLEDERSVTVTITQTGRDRLATVFPGHIQVLKKLFLAPIDADDVAELGRALSVVRDHMRSNPPRSAAPRRRR
- a CDS encoding sugar ABC transporter substrate-binding protein, yielding MITSSRRRFTGRLVTGAAVLAVSALALTGCRAGGGPASDEDKASGDGLVIGWSQRGISGSDWWKTLVEGGQAEADKIGARIELLDANGDTVRQNADVQTLITKGVDVVVMNANDPIGVGPSVQALKDAGIPLVTVNSNLDESLVPDMFCYVAEDQEYTGSLAGEVAANKALEKFGDTGQIKIVGIGGFPGDVLSDLRFNGFMEGYQKVMDAHPGIQTTKLDTKYGEWKPDKALAPIRDVATANPDLKIVYSMSDVMNGGVVQGLQQAGIWGDGIILASYDGGMVSVKEMMDDPTGPLQATASNQPWDQGATAVKMALAAFNDDQSQCPDKTLYIDTTVVTPENAADYYVADDTYVKANEE
- a CDS encoding NADP-dependent oxidoreductase, coding for MKAARFHQHGAPEVLQIDDVETPAPGAGEVRLRVAASAFNPADNGIRAGFLPIPVTLPHTPGYDVSGTVDALGEGVDGLTVGDAVIGFLPMTAPGAAAEFVVAPAEALVAAPTSIALEDAAAIPSVALTAWQALFDEAGLAAGQRILITGAGGTVGGFAVQFAKRAGAHVIATASPRSAASVRAAGADEVIDHTASSVLESVEALDAPVDVLLNLAPFEADEFTALVGRVRDGGVVVSTTAWMPAPDDEARNVRSVVVYVRSDAAQLAEIASLVDSGAVRVEVARRVTLSGLAAVHAEATAGTLRGKVVVLPTVD
- a CDS encoding sugar ABC transporter ATP-binding protein — protein: MRGGPIELELDGITKGYLGVQALKGVTFSVTKGSIHALAGQNGAGKSTLVKMLSGAETPDGGTIRLGGKDMRFREPTDAQNAGIHTIYQELSLVPSLSVAENIFLGRLPRQAGKVDWARMYREAQDALARVGFDLDVRAPVGSFSTAEQQAVELAKALHKDARVLLLDEPTSTLPSPDVEKLFTVLRSLAAEGVTLLFISHRMDEVYSLCDAVTVLRDGSTAAEFDTADSAPSDVVTAMVGKSLEGSIAETALRGERSPRLGVGRGDEVILSADHLSDEGHVDDVSFELRRGEVLGMSGLIGSGQSELAGLLAGARRRASGSIRIDGRRVDLSAPRDAIRRGIGLLPQDRKTAGFVPDLGVAANITLASLPAFSRLSVIDSRRERRVAADMVTRLGMKVSGVNQPVKTLSGGTQQKAILARWLVRKSRILICDEPTRGVDVGAKEDMYELLRDYARGGGTVIIASSEITEAMMCDRVLVMARGKVVAELDHDEIDPQGKAILSRFA